CATCCTGCGCTTCGACTATGTGGTGCAGGCGGGCGACAGCGATACCGACGGCATCGCCGTCACCGGGCTGAACCTGAATGGCGGCAGCATCACCGACCGGGTCCGCATCGCGCTGCCGGCGACGCTGAGCGGTATGCCGGGGCTCCAGAACGTCCTGGTCGATACCGTGGCGCCGGACACGCCCTCGGTTCCGGTGCTGGCCCCTGGGCAGGACACCGGCGCCTCCGCCACCGACGGGCTCACCAGCCTCAACCGCCCGACCCTCGGCGGCACGGCGGAGCCCGGCTCCACCGTCACCGTCCTGGTCGACGGGGTGGCGGTCGGCACCGCCATCGCCGGGACCGACGGCAGTTGGAGCCTCACGCCCGCCACCCCGCTGGCCGACGGCACCCATGCCGTCACCAGCCAGGCGACCGACCGGGCCGGCAACAGCAGCGGCACCTCGACGGCCCTGAGCCTGACCATCGACACCACGCCGCCGCTGTTGTCGACCCCGGTGATTTCCAGCCCGGTGATCGCCGGTGTCGACAACACGGCCAACGTCATCCCCAGCCCCCGGCCGACCCTGACCGGCACGGCCGATCCGAACAGCACGGTCACCGTCATCATCGACGGCGTGGCCGCCGGTACCGTCACCGCTGGCGGCGACGGTCGCTGGAGCTTCGCCGTCACCACCCCGCTGGCCGACGGTCGCCACAGCGTCGCCACCACCGCAACCGACCCCGCTGGCAACATCGGCCGATCCGGCACGCTGAGCCTGACGGTCGACACCCAGGCTCCGTTGTTGTCGACCCCGGTGATCGCCGGGGTCGACAATGCGGCCAACGTCATCTCCAGCCCCCGGCCGACCCTGACCGGCACGTCCGAGCCGAACAGCACGGTCACCGTCATCATCGACGGCGTGGCCGCCGGTACCGTCACCGCTGGCGGCGACGGTCGCTGGAGCTTCGCCGTCACCACCCCGCTGGCCGACGGTAGCCACAGCGTCGCCACCACCGCAACCGACCCCGCTGGCAACATCGGCCGATCGGGCACGCTGAGCCTGACGGTCGACACCCGGGCCCCGTTGTCGTCGACCCCGGTGATCGCCGGGGTCGACAATGCGGCCAACGTCATCTCCAGCCCCCGGCCAACCCTGACCGGCACGGCCGAGCCGAACAGCACGGTCACCGTCATCATCGACGGCGTGGCCGCCGGTATCGTCACCGCTGGTGGCGACGGTCGCTGGAGCTTCGCCGTCACCACCCCGCTGGCCGACGGTAGCCACAGCGTCGCCACCACCGCAACCGACCCCGCTGGCAACATCGGCCGATCCGGCACGCTGAGCCTGACGGTCGATACCCGGGCCCCGCTGCTGTCCACCAGCGGAGCCACCGCGACGCTGAGTGCCGGCGGCACGGCGACGTTGGGAACCGCCGTCTCGTTGTCGGACGCCAGTCCGCTGAACCGGGTGACGGTCACGCTGACCGACGCCCGCGACGGCGACGAGCTGGTGATCGGCAGCCTGCCGGCCGGCATCACCGCGACCCGCGCCGGCGCCGGCATCGTGCTGACCGGTGTGGCGTCGGCTGCCGACTATCAGGCCGCGGTGCGGGCGATCGGTCTGCGGTCAAGCGCCAACGATCCGAGCTTCGCCGGTACGGCGACCAGCCGGTCGATCAGCATCCAGGCCCGCGATCTCGTCGGCAACGGCTCGACCACGGCAACGGTGACGGTCGCGGTGGCCCGCGCCACGACGACGACACCCACCACCACGACCAGCCCCATCAACACGACCAACAGCCCGGCCACGACCTCGACCGTCACCGGCAGCGGCAACGGGCCGTCGTTGTCGGGCGGCTCTTCGACCGCCTCCTCGTCCAACGGCCCTTCCTCCGGCAGCCCGTCGAGCGGCCTCGGCAACAGCGGGTCGATGCCGACCCTGCCGAGCGGTGGCAACAGTGCCGCCAGCAGCAGTGGCGGCCTCCCCGGCAACTCGTCCAGCACGGATGTCGGCCGCTCGGTGACGCTGAGCAGCGTCGGCGGCGGCTCGTCCAGCACGGATGCCGGCCGCTCGGTGACGCTGAGCAGCGTCGGCGGCGGCTCGTCCAGCACGGACGCCGGCCGCTCGGTGACGCTGAACAGCGTCGGCGGCGGCTCGTCCAGTTCCGGCAGCGTTTCCAGCGGCGGAGCGGGAACCGGACTGGGTGGCGGGATCGGCGGTGGATTCAGCGGTGGTCTGGGCTCCGGATTGGGCGGCGGGATCAGCGGCGGTCTGGGCGCCGGATTGGGCAGCGGGCTTGGCAGCGGGCTCGGTGGCGCCCCCGGCACAGGCACTGGCGTTGGCGCCGGCACGGGGGGAGCGCCGCGCAGCAACGCCGGTGGCCAGACCGGCACGCCGGACAGCACTTCGACCAATGGGCAGGTCCAGAATCAGAATCGGGGCACCGGCTTCGGTACCGGACAGAATACCGGACAGGTACGTCCCCCGGCGGCCGGACAGCCGGGCTCCCAGGGCCAACCCCAGCAGCAGACCCAGCCCCAGACACAGGAGCAACCCCAAACCCAACCGCAGGGACAGCCGCAGGGACAGCGCGAGACACAGGCTCCGCCCCAGGATGGCGGCAGCACCCCGCCGGGTGGCGAGGGCCATGCCGGGGCGGAGCGCGGGACCGACGATCGCGCCGTGATCATGCCGGCTTCGCCCGGCTTCGCCCGTCAGGTCGCCCGCGCCCACGGCGATGCGGCCGGCGCCGCCGGGCTGCTGGCCGCCCTCGCCAGCCATGTCCTTCCCGACAGCTGGGCCGCCTGACGGCGGCCCTTCCCTCCCTCCCGCCCCTGCCGTTTCTTTCCTCCCGAACATTGTTGCGCCGAACGGAATTACCCCCGCCATGAAGACTTCGACCGCCCAACTTCGCCGCCGCCCGCTTTCTTCGGTGGTGCCCGCCGCCGTCCTGGCGGCGTCCCTGCTGTCCGCCGGCTGCTCGATCACACCCGAGCCGCTGACCGCCGAGGAGAATTTGGCCCGCGTCCGCAAGGATCTGGGGGTCGTTCTGACCCCGCAGGAGCCGCTGACCAAAGCGGTCTCAATGGACGAGGCGATGGCGCGCGCCATCAAGTACAATCTCGACGAGCGCGTGAAGCTGATGGAGATGGCGGTCGCCTCCGATCAGCTCGATCTATCGCGCTACGACATGCTGCCGCGCGTGGTGGCCGCCGCCGGCTATGTCGGGCGCAACAATGATGCCGGGTCGGAAAGCCTGAACCTCGCCACCGGGCGGCGCACGGGCGAGAGCACCACCGCCACCGACAAGCACCGCCGCACCGGCGACCTCGCCTTCACCTGGAACATCCTGGATTTCGGCGTCAGCTATCTGCGGGCGCGGCAGAACGCCAATCTGGTGCTGATCGCCAATGAGCGCCGCCGCCGCGTCGTCCAGGGCATCATGCAGGACGTGCGGACCGCCTATTGGCGCGCGGTGGCGGCCGAACGGCTGCTGAGGCGGCTGGAGCCGCTGGAAAAACGGGTGGAGGGGGCGCGGCGCGATGCCCGCACGCTGGAGGCGCTGCGCCTCCAGGCTCCGCTGCAGGCGCTGAACTATACCCGCACCCTGGTGGAGACCCTGCGGCAGTTGCAGTCGCTGCGGCGCGAGCTGGTGGCGTCGAAGGCGCAGCTGGGCGCGCTGATGGGCCTGCCGCCGGGCGAACCGTTCGAGATCGAGCTGCCGCAGGCGAGCGTCATGCAGACGCCGCCCAAGCTGGAGATCGCGGTGGAGGCGCTGGAGACCTACGCCCTGCTGAACCGGCCGGAACTGCTGGAGGAAAGCTACAACCAGCGCATCTCCGCCGACGAGACCTGGCGGTCTCTGCTGAAGCTGCTGCCGGGCATCGATGTCAACGCCGCCCTGCGCTACGACAGCAACAGCTTCCTGCTGAACCAGCGTTGGGCGGACTATGGCGCACGGATCAGCTGGAACCTGATCAATCTGGTTTCCGCCCCCGCCACCAAATCCTACGCCGAGGCGCAGGAGGAGCTGGTCGACTTCCGCCGTCAGGCCTTGAGCATGGCGGTGCTGAGCCAGGTGCATGTGGCGGTGCTACAGTTCCGCGAGCTGAAGCAGGAATTCGCCCTGACCGCCGAGCAGGCTGATCTCGACACCCGCATCCGCTCGCAATACATGAATGTCGGCGAGGCTGGCCAGGGCGGCGAGCTGGGGGTTATCCAATCGGAAGTGGCGGCGCTGCTGTCCGATCTGCGCCGCGATCTGGTGCTGGCCGATCTGCACAACGCCTATGCCCGCGTCATGGTGTCGGCCGGCGTCGATCCGTTGCCCGAGACGATTCCCGCCGACGACCTGCCCAGCCTGACCCGGGCGGTGGCCACCGGCCTGTCCTCCTGGCAGGAGCGCGCCAACAGCGTTCTGCGTGTGAAGGATCTGGCGCGGGAGGCGGCCAAGGCCGGCGGCACCGGAGCGGCGCCGGAAGCCGCGCCGGAAGCCGCCAAAGCTGAGCCCGCCAAGCCGGCGGTGCCCATGGCGGCCGTTCCGGCCCCTGTTCCGGTCGCGGACGCGCCGAAGGCTGTGGTCGCCGCCCCGGCAAAGGCGGCGGCTCGCACTCCCCTTGCCGCCCCTGCCGCCACCCCGGTTGCGTCGGCCTCCTTCTCTCCGGTCATCCAGGCCGATCTTGGGGCTTACGCAAGCCACAGGCTCGCCGCGCAGGAATGGGATATGATCGCCAAACGCCTGGGACCGGCAACGGAAGGGGCCGGCGCCCTGTACATCACCACCCGGCGCAGCGGAGACGGCAAGCTGATCACCCAGCTGCGCGCAGGCGGCTTCGCCGACCGCGCCGGGGCCGACCGGTTCTGCCAGCGTGTGAAGGACAAGCAGCGGGAATGCACCGTTCGTACCCTTTCGGCAGAGGAAAGCCAGTCCGACAGCCGGACCGTCGGCAAGCAGGCGTCGCTGTGACCCGTCCCGGTGCCGCGACCGGCGCCGTGGCGATCCTTGCCATCCTGCCGGCCATTCTGCTGGGCGGAGGCATCGCCTCCGCCCCGGCGTCGGCCCAGGACGCCGCGCAGGGGCAGGTTCGCGCGCTGATCGAGGCTCGGCGGCATGCGGTCCTGTCCTCCGAAATCCCCGGCCGCATCGCCCGCATGAGCGTCGACGCCGGCCAGAGCTTCAAGGCCGGCGACCTGCTGGTCGCCTTCGACTGCGCCAGCTATCAAGCCGAATTGGACGCCGCCCGCGCCCAGTTGAACGCGGCGGAGGTGACGGCGCGGGTCAACCGGCGCCTGAACAGCCTGCGGTCCATCGGCGAGGCGGAGGTGCAGCTGGCCGAGGCGAAGGCCCAGGTCGCCCGCGCCGACGTCCGCAAGGCGGAGGTCCAGGCCCGGCGCTGTGAGATCAAGGCGCCCTTCGACGGCCGGGCGGTCGAACGCCGCATCCAGGAGCATGAGTCGGTCGCCGCCGGCGCGCCGCTGCTGGAAATCCTGTCCGACCGCGACCTGAAGGTGGAGCTGATCGTCCCATCCTCCTGGCTGGTGTGGCTGAAGCCGGGGCAACGCTTCGACCTGCGCGTCGACGAAACCGGCATGACCCTGCCGGGCGAGGTGGTGCTGCCCGGCGCCAAGGTCGATCCGGCCAGCCAATCGGTGAAGGTCACCGCCAGATTGACCGGCGAAAGCGTTCCGACCGGAATGATCGCCGGCATGAGCGGCACCGCGATCTTTCCGGAACCAACGCTATCGGCACTGCCGGCCGGGCCCCAGGGAGCCTCCAAGCCCGGTGCCGCGAAGCCATGAGCACGGTCACGGCCCAGTCCCCGCCCCAGCATGCGGCCCCCCCGCAGGCGGTGCAGCAGGGAGGAGCGGCACAGCCGGTCAACGGACTGCTGATGCTGCTGGAGTTGCAGCGCCAGGCCTGGCGGCAGGGGACGGCGCCGGAGCTGCGCTATCACATCGTCAACCAGACCCGCCGGCTGATCTCCTACCGACAGGCGGCCTTCCTGACGGTGGACGGACGGGGCCGGCCGGCGCTGGAGGCGGTGTCGAACATCGCGGTTCTGGAACCGAACGCTCCCTTCGCCCAATGGCTGGAGGCGGCGGCGCGCGCCGTCGCGGCCGGGACGCAGGCCAATGCCGTCCATGTCGTCGACCCCGCCACTCTGCCCGTCGGCGTCCGCGGCGCCTGGGGCGAGTGGGGACCGGCACAGGTGCTGTGGTGTCCGCTGCGCAAGCCGGAAGCTCCGCGCGACGCCCTGTCCGACGCTCCAGCGGCAGGCATGGACAAGGTTGGTCCGCCCCTGGCCGGCCTGTGGCTCGGCCGGGACGAGCCCTGGACCGACGGCGAGATCCTGCTGCTAGGCCATCTGACCGAAGGCTACGGCCATGCCTGGTGGGCGCTGTCGGGCCGGCGGGCGAAACGGCATGGACTGCGGCGAGCCGCGCTGCCATTGCTGGTCCTGCTGGCGGTCGCCGGCGCGCTCGCCATCCCGGTGCCGATGTCCACCCTGGCGCCGGCCGAGATCCAGACCAGCAACCCGGTGATCGTCGCCGCTCCACTGGACGGGGTGATCGAGCGCTTCCATGTGCAGCCGAACGAGGCGGTGGCGGCCGGACAGCCGCTGTTCAGCTTCGAGTCCACCGTCCTGCGCAGCCGCTTCGAGGTGGCGCGCAAGGGACTGACCCAGGCGGAGGCGGAGTTGCTGACCGCCTCGCAGGCCGCCTTCGCCGACCCGCAGACCAAGGCCCGCATCGCCCAGCTTCGCGCCCAGGTGGAGCTGCGCCGGGCCGAAATGGCGCTCGCCCGCGACCTGTTGGACCGGGTGACGGTCAAGGCCGAGCGCCCCGGCATCGCCGTTTTCACCGACGTCAATGACTGGCTGGGCAAGCCGCTGTCGGTGGGCGAGCGTGTGCTGACGCTGGCCGACCCGCAGGCGCCGGAGATCGACATCATGGTGCCGGTGGGCGACGCCCTGGTGCTGGAACCGGGCTCTCCGGTCGAACTGTTCCTGAACGTCGACCCGCTCCATCCCCTCCAGGCCCGCCTGACCCATGCCAGCTACGAAGCAGGCCTGTCGGCGGCCGGCGTGTTGTCCTACCGTGTCAAGGCGGCGCTGGAGCCGGGCCGGAATCCGGGAGAAGCCCCGCCCCGCATCGGTCTGCGCGGCACCGCCAAGATCCTGGGCGACCGCGTGCCGCTGGCCCTCTACCTGTTCCGCCGCCCGCTGGCCCTGCTGCGCCAGTCGCTGGGAGTTTGAGGCATTGAACCGCGCCGAGATTGCAGGGCTCCGAAGCTGGGTTAACGACGGTTTACGAACGGTGAGGTTTCTGATTCGGTAGAGCCCTCGTCTTGGAAGGGCAGTCCATGAGTTCGATAGAAGCCGGCTTTGGTCCTCCTCCGAATCAGTGGGCACCTCTGCTAAGCTCCAGATGGAGCGGAGAGGTTAAGAATGACGACGAAACGGCACATCTTTACGGACGAGTTCAAGCAAGAGGCGGTGGCTCTGTTGGCCAGCAGCGGCCGCTCGCTTGCGCAGATCGCCCGTGAATTGAGAGTGCAGCCCTCGGTATTGCGGAAATGGCAGCGCCGCCTCACCGGGTCAGGGGAGCCGATCAAGCATCGGAAATCGCCCGTTGGAAACGCGAACTCGCCCGCGTCCAGATGGAACGGCTATTATGCTTGGCGCACACGACCGGAGAGCCCACGCAAGGCAGCGAACCGACAGTTGCTCGACGACAGCCGGCACGGTTTGCCGGTGGCGCCCAATCGGCTCGATCGCGACTTTGCCCCGACAAAGCCGAACCAGACCTGGCTCACCGACATCACATACATCCCGACGGACGAGGGCTGGCTGTATCTCGCCGTCGTCCTGGATCTGTCCAGCCGCAAGGCCGTAGGCTGGGCAATGCGCGACCAGATGCGCACCGAACTGCCGCTGGCTGCCCCGACCATGGCGATCCAGCGGCGACGGCCCCAGCCCGGCCTCCTGCACCACTCGGATCGCGGCAGTCAATACGCCGCTGGGGATTACCGCAAGGCACTGATGAACAACGCAATCATCCAATCGATGAGCCGCAAAGGCAACTGCTGGGACAACACTCCGATGGAAAGCTTCTTCGGCAGTTTGAAAGCGGAACTCGTTCATGGCGCCCGCTATCCAACGCGCGACGCCGCTCGCAGGGACCTGTTCGCCTACATCGAAGGCTACTACAATCGCAAGCGACTGCACTCGGCTCCCAGGGCTCCGAATCCGTGTTAACGGATATTAACGTCGAGGATAGCGTTGAGGTAATCGGTGTCCCAGCCTGCCAGCTTCCTGCGGAGCTTGATGCTGGTGGGTCTGGGAGTGGCGGCCGGCTTTTTGGTGGCGCGCCGTAATCCGGAGCGCGGCCGGGCGGGTTCGGCGGCCTTGCGGACGAGGTTGATGGCGAAGTGGCGGACGACGGCCATGTTCAGGGCGCCGTGGCCTTTGCGCAAGCGGGACTGGTCCTCGTTGAAGACGACGTCGAGCAGCCAGTGCAGTTGGTTCTCGATGCGCCAATGGCCGCGCACGGCCTCGGCCGCCGCCTGGGCGGCGAGCGGGGCGGAGGTGATGTAATAGCGCGTGTCGGTGCGGCAACGATCCTTCAGCTCGGTCTTGCTGACCACCCGAACGATGGCGGCGACGGCGGGCAGGCGGACTTCGCCGGGAAAACGCCGCGCGCCGCTCAACCAATCGACCTGGCGCGCGACCGTGACCGCGCGCTGCTCGATCCGGCCATGGCCCTTGTCGATATCGGCGGCGTGATCGAGCGTCTCCGGCGGTGCGCTGGTGAAGAAACTCTCGATCTCGTCGCGCAGGGTGGGCTGGTTGGCTTTGACCGCCAGCAGATAGTCGGCCCCGGCGTCGCGAACGGCCTGGGCGATGGTGGCGTTGCAGGCGATGGCGTCGATGGTGACGATCGCGCCCTTGAGCCCGCCCTCGGTCGCCAGGCGCTCCAGCAGAACCGGAATGGCCGCCAGTTCGCTGGCTTTGTCCTCGACGGCCTCCTGGCCGAGGACCAGACGGCTGGTGGTGGCGAAGGCCGAGACCAAGTGCAAAGGGGCCTGCCCAAGGCTGCGGTCATGGCTGCGTCGCGAGGTCTTGCCGTCGATGGCGACCAGTTCCGGCCGGTCGGGCCACGCCTCGCGCACCCAGGACAGGAAGCAGTCCTGGAACAGGCCGGGAGGGATCCGGTTCATGAACACGGTCAGCCAGCGTCCGCTCGGCACCCCATGGTGATAGGGCTGGAAGCGCCGCAGAAAGTCGAGCCGCGCTTCACCCCAGGCGGCGATCGCCTCGTAATCCTCGCAATCCGCGATCGTCCCGCACACCGCCAGAAGCAGGATCTCCGGTAACGGATAGGCGACCCGCCAGGGAGCACGCGGGTCGTCGATCCGCGAAAAATGTTCCAGCAGCGCCTTCAGCCGCGATTTCTCACCAAAGCCGGCTTCGATCGAACTCATGGGAGGACCTTCCAAGACGAGAGCCTCCACCGAATCAGAAACTTCCCAATTCGTAAACCGCTGTTAACCCGACTTCGGAGCCCTGCCTGCCGCTATCCTTGACTTACCGGGGCGACTGCGGTTTGTTCCGCATCGATGCAGGACTCTGAGCGGTAGGCTGGACCCGATGGACCGAATCGACAACAAGGCTAACTACCGCTCGCCGACGTTGGTGTCCGAATATGATGCCCAACGCCGGATCGGCGAGGATGACTATGTCAACAGTGTAGAGGTTGACTATTTCGTTACCCAGGTCCGCCGGCTTGCCGGTCCGAGCGGCTCGGTCATCGACATGGGAGCTGGCACTGGCAAGCTGTCTCTGGCTTTTGCCGAGCTTGGCTACGAGGTGATCGCCTTTGACCAGTCGGAAACGATGCTGGAGCGTTTGGATGCCAAGGCGCGGGAGAGAGGGCTCAGCATTACCTGCCGGCTTGGCGACATTGTTGCCGATGCACCTCAGGGGATGGTGGAGCCCAGCTACGACGTTGCTGTGTCGTCGCGGGTGCTGATGCATGTGGCCGATCCTGACGCGATGATCGGCCATATGGCTGCGCTGTCCCGCCGCGGCATCGTGCTCGATGCGCCCCGGCGCGTCAGCCCGAACCGGTTGTTGGTTGGATGGCGCGCGCTGACCGGGGGAGAGGTTTACCGCTGTTTTGGTGATAGCGCTTTGCCTAAACTTATTGAAAGCAAGGGCTGCCAAGTTGTTAACAGGACTCCACTTTTTGTTGTGCCTATCGCAGCTCATTTGAAATTTTTTGATAAGTCTACAAGCGAATTCCTTGAGAAAAATCTGACGCACCTAAAATTAATATCTTCAACGATGTTCATATCTGCCAAGAAATTTCTTTAGATGTCTTGAGAGAATTGGTGGAAAATGAAATCACTCTCAAAACGCAAGGGGTAGTGGAGATGAAAGTAGTCATTCTTGCTGGCGGGCTCGGAACTCGACTTTCTGAAGAAACAACTCAGAGACCTAAGCCGCTCGTTGAGATCGGGGGTCGGCCAATTATTTGGCATATTATGAAAATATATTCAACCCATGGATTCAATGATTTTGTAATATGTGCTGGATATAAAGGTTATATGATAAAAGAGTATTTTGCAAACTACGCAATTCACAATTCAAATATCCATGTAAACTTAAAGAGTGGTGAGATGAGATTGGAAAATTCCATGGCAGAGCCGTGGAATATATCAATTATTGACACTGGAGACTCTACGCTGACTGGAGGAAGAGTAAAGCGTATCAGTGCTTATCTTGGAGAAGATGAAGAATTTATGATGACATATGGAGATGGTGTTGGCGATGTGAATATTAAATCTTTGCTTGCGCATCACCGAGCAGAGGGACGTATGGCTACAGTAACTGGTGCCCAGCCTCCTGGTCGCTTTGGGCAGCTTAGCGTAACAGGAAATGTGGTTAATGCTTTCCAAGAAAAGCCGATAGGCGAAGCTGGGTGGATCAATGCGGGGTTCTTTGTATTGTCCCGCCAAGTTCTAGATTTTATTGAAGGAGACGATACAACTTTTGAAAGAGGGCCTTTGGAAAAGCTCTCTCACGATCAGCAACTTACGCTATACCGGCATACGGGCTTTTGGTTGCCTATGGATACGGTAAGGGATAAAACTGTTCTCGAAGAAATGTGGCGTTCTGATCAAGCTCCTTGGAAGATTTGGTGAAAGTGATGAGTTCATTCCAGGATATTTATCGCGATCAACCTGTCCTTGTGACGGGCCATACTGGGTTTAAGGGGGGGTGGCTTGGTCTGTGGCTGCACCAGCTCGGTGCTGTTGTCCACGGGTATTCACGGGATATACCCACAAATCCCGCTCTTTTTGAGATGGCACAATTGGATAGCCTGCTTCATCACAACATCGGTGATGTTCGTGATTTGGAGCATTTCCAAAGAGTCCTGCATCAGGCTCGCCCACGTTTTGTATTCCATCTTGCGGCGCAGCCGATCGTTTCTCGTTCTTACTCTGATCCCATCGAGACAATGTCCACTAACGTTATTGGTACTAACGTAGTTTTGGAGGCGTTGCGATCAGTTGACTGGCCTTGCGCAGTTATAATGATCACAAGTGATAAATGTTACGACAATGTTGAGTGGGTGTGGGGGTATCGCGAAACAGACTCTTTGGGTGGAAAAGATGTTTATAGTGGTTCTAAAGGGGCTGCAGAGCTTGTAATCCGTTGCTATGTTCATTCCTTCTTCAAGGAGCATCATCCTGTACGCATTGCTGTCGGCCGTGCAGGCAATGTGATCGGTGGAGGGGACTGGGCTGCCGATCGTATTGTTGTCGATTGTGTTCGTTCCTGGTGTGCAGGAGAACGTGTTCTTCTACGCAGCCCATCGGCGACGCGACCATGGCAGCATGTTC
This region of Azospirillum sp. B510 genomic DNA includes:
- a CDS encoding efflux RND transporter periplasmic adaptor subunit, which codes for MTRPGAATGAVAILAILPAILLGGGIASAPASAQDAAQGQVRALIEARRHAVLSSEIPGRIARMSVDAGQSFKAGDLLVAFDCASYQAELDAARAQLNAAEVTARVNRRLNSLRSIGEAEVQLAEAKAQVARADVRKAEVQARRCEIKAPFDGRAVERRIQEHESVAAGAPLLEILSDRDLKVELIVPSSWLVWLKPGQRFDLRVDETGMTLPGEVVLPGAKVDPASQSVKVTARLTGESVPTGMIAGMSGTAIFPEPTLSALPAGPQGASKPGAAKP
- a CDS encoding class I SAM-dependent methyltransferase, translated to MDRIDNKANYRSPTLVSEYDAQRRIGEDDYVNSVEVDYFVTQVRRLAGPSGSVIDMGAGTGKLSLAFAELGYEVIAFDQSETMLERLDAKARERGLSITCRLGDIVADAPQGMVEPSYDVAVSSRVLMHVADPDAMIGHMAALSRRGIVLDAPRRVSPNRLLVGWRALTGGEVYRCFGDSALPKLIESKGCQVVNRTPLFVVPIAAHLKFFDKSTSEFLEKNLTHLKLISSTMFISAKKFL
- a CDS encoding ISAs1-like element ISAzs5 family transposase, coding for MSSIEAGFGEKSRLKALLEHFSRIDDPRAPWRVAYPLPEILLLAVCGTIADCEDYEAIAAWGEARLDFLRRFQPYHHGVPSGRWLTVFMNRIPPGLFQDCFLSWVREAWPDRPELVAIDGKTSRRSHDRSLGQAPLHLVSAFATTSRLVLGQEAVEDKASELAAIPVLLERLATEGGLKGAIVTIDAIACNATIAQAVRDAGADYLLAVKANQPTLRDEIESFFTSAPPETLDHAADIDKGHGRIEQRAVTVARQVDWLSGARRFPGEVRLPAVAAIVRVVSKTELKDRCRTDTRYYITSAPLAAQAAAEAVRGHWRIENQLHWLLDVVFNEDQSRLRKGHGALNMAVVRHFAINLVRKAAEPARPRSGLRRATKKPAATPRPTSIKLRRKLAGWDTDYLNAILDVNIR
- a CDS encoding IS3 family transposase yields the protein MTTKRHIFTDEFKQEAVALLASSGRSLAQIARELRVQPSVLRKWQRRLTGSGEPIKHRKSPVGNANSPASRWNGYYAWRTRPESPRKAANRQLLDDSRHGLPVAPNRLDRDFAPTKPNQTWLTDITYIPTDEGWLYLAVVLDLSSRKAVGWAMRDQMRTELPLAAPTMAIQRRRPQPGLLHHSDRGSQYAAGDYRKALMNNAIIQSMSRKGNCWDNTPMESFFGSLKAELVHGARYPTRDAARRDLFAYIEGYYNRKRLHSAPRAPNPC
- the rfbG gene encoding CDP-glucose 4,6-dehydratase, which codes for MSSFQDIYRDQPVLVTGHTGFKGGWLGLWLHQLGAVVHGYSRDIPTNPALFEMAQLDSLLHHNIGDVRDLEHFQRVLHQARPRFVFHLAAQPIVSRSYSDPIETMSTNVIGTNVVLEALRSVDWPCAVIMITSDKCYDNVEWVWGYRETDSLGGKDVYSGSKGAAELVIRCYVHSFFKEHHPVRIAVGRAGNVIGGGDWAADRIVVDCVRSWCAGERVLLRSPSATRPWQHVLEPLSGYLALGATLAATAKQHGEAFNFGPRAEQSRTVVELLNDLARIWGHSAPEQAYEIIDQIPFHEAGLLKLNCDKALLGLRWSPVLNYQEAVQMTGEWYRAVLQDKADAQSTSLKQITAYENLAADRNIAWSDSK
- the rfbF gene encoding glucose-1-phosphate cytidylyltransferase — translated: MKVVILAGGLGTRLSEETTQRPKPLVEIGGRPIIWHIMKIYSTHGFNDFVICAGYKGYMIKEYFANYAIHNSNIHVNLKSGEMRLENSMAEPWNISIIDTGDSTLTGGRVKRISAYLGEDEEFMMTYGDGVGDVNIKSLLAHHRAEGRMATVTGAQPPGRFGQLSVTGNVVNAFQEKPIGEAGWINAGFFVLSRQVLDFIEGDDTTFERGPLEKLSHDQQLTLYRHTGFWLPMDTVRDKTVLEEMWRSDQAPWKIW
- a CDS encoding efflux RND transporter periplasmic adaptor subunit; this translates as MSTVTAQSPPQHAAPPQAVQQGGAAQPVNGLLMLLELQRQAWRQGTAPELRYHIVNQTRRLISYRQAAFLTVDGRGRPALEAVSNIAVLEPNAPFAQWLEAAARAVAAGTQANAVHVVDPATLPVGVRGAWGEWGPAQVLWCPLRKPEAPRDALSDAPAAGMDKVGPPLAGLWLGRDEPWTDGEILLLGHLTEGYGHAWWALSGRRAKRHGLRRAALPLLVLLAVAGALAIPVPMSTLAPAEIQTSNPVIVAAPLDGVIERFHVQPNEAVAAGQPLFSFESTVLRSRFEVARKGLTQAEAELLTASQAAFADPQTKARIAQLRAQVELRRAEMALARDLLDRVTVKAERPGIAVFTDVNDWLGKPLSVGERVLTLADPQAPEIDIMVPVGDALVLEPGSPVELFLNVDPLHPLQARLTHASYEAGLSAAGVLSYRVKAALEPGRNPGEAPPRIGLRGTAKILGDRVPLALYLFRRPLALLRQSLGV
- a CDS encoding TolC family protein translates to MKTSTAQLRRRPLSSVVPAAVLAASLLSAGCSITPEPLTAEENLARVRKDLGVVLTPQEPLTKAVSMDEAMARAIKYNLDERVKLMEMAVASDQLDLSRYDMLPRVVAAAGYVGRNNDAGSESLNLATGRRTGESTTATDKHRRTGDLAFTWNILDFGVSYLRARQNANLVLIANERRRRVVQGIMQDVRTAYWRAVAAERLLRRLEPLEKRVEGARRDARTLEALRLQAPLQALNYTRTLVETLRQLQSLRRELVASKAQLGALMGLPPGEPFEIELPQASVMQTPPKLEIAVEALETYALLNRPELLEESYNQRISADETWRSLLKLLPGIDVNAALRYDSNSFLLNQRWADYGARISWNLINLVSAPATKSYAEAQEELVDFRRQALSMAVLSQVHVAVLQFRELKQEFALTAEQADLDTRIRSQYMNVGEAGQGGELGVIQSEVAALLSDLRRDLVLADLHNAYARVMVSAGVDPLPETIPADDLPSLTRAVATGLSSWQERANSVLRVKDLAREAAKAGGTGAAPEAAPEAAKAEPAKPAVPMAAVPAPVPVADAPKAVVAAPAKAAARTPLAAPAATPVASASFSPVIQADLGAYASHRLAAQEWDMIAKRLGPATEGAGALYITTRRSGDGKLITQLRAGGFADRAGADRFCQRVKDKQRECTVRTLSAEESQSDSRTVGKQASL